The Euwallacea fornicatus isolate EFF26 chromosome 14, ASM4011564v1, whole genome shotgun sequence nucleotide sequence GTCACGTTCTcgtttaatgttttaatacTATATTAATTCGGCGTTTAAGTGGAAATTTATAGAAAGCTtctgaaaattcttaaatattttattggtcATATGACTGTAACTATCAATGtcatatttcagaaaattcttgaaatattcCTACATATTCCCGGTTTAATATAGGAGTATTCTCGCGACCACTCTAATAGAATGAAGAAGATTCCAATATAATTCTTCTTAAAAGATTCCTTAAAGATATTCCAACAGTATGTAATGTGTCTCGATTACTGTTTAAATAGGTATTTTAGATAGCTTCCACGTATATTTGAACTTCACGTAAAATAAGACAGTTCAGGTTAGGTTTGTATGTATGCTGTGTCTGATATTTCAACACCTCCCGTAGGttttttcgttaataaacACTCTTTCGCATAAAGTAAGGTATGTCAATGGTAAAATCTAAAACTTCTTAATGTTCTGAACATTCGATATAATTAAaagtacatatttaatttatttttaagtttaaatcttAACTTACGTAACAAAAACATATACAGTTACTTGCAAAATTGAGTACACACCAATCgatattttgaacaatttaaagaaattcaaaatttaatcgatttttaaatatttttttattatattagttCTTGCATATCCCAAGTTaatgttacataaaaaaaagttggaaaaaggattaatatattcaaaaaacaagaaaatatacGAAAACGATAACACAAATTTGAGGGtacacttattttttttagagaaatatttttaaaaatctaaataaatgaCAAAAGTATGTTCTGTcacattttcttgttttacTCCGTTGTCCTGCAAAAAAAGTTAGatctaataaaaatgtgtGTATAGTAAAGTAAAACTTCTATCGAAATACGgaaacaaattataaagtgTTATCACCAAGTACAATCTTTTTGAGCGATAGGAAAATTAGTTGGTAGAGGCCACTTGACAATACAGGAAATGTTTTTCCGTTAAAGTTTGGAAACAATGACAAAGCTGATAGCGGAAGGAAGAACTTGGCTCTGATATATGAacgatttatttttcgaaaaaagaaaatccgaAAATAAGCGTATAAAAATAGTGTATCGCAATTGATCAGAGAATCCAATGTTATAAATCAATGGAAATAATTCGCAAAGTACTCCGAAAATATGGTTATCACGGACGAATTGCTTGTAAAAAGccatttatttcaaaacaaaataagaCTAAAAAGATAAAACTTCGCTAAAAAGTACATAAAATGTGATCAAACTTTTTGGAAGAACGTAATTTTTCCcaatgaattgaaaattaatttattttgataagaTGACCGTCAAATCGTTTGAAAGAAATCAAATACTGGTTTGAAACTAAAACACACAGTTGTATCCAATAAACTCGGAGATGATAGTGTAGTATTATAGAGTCGTATGAATAGTAACGAAACTGAAACTCTGGAATTTGTCAAGGGCATAATGGATAAGCacaaataattacaaattttaaaaaatatcgttcAAAGTTCTGAGAAGAAagcaaaaatatatcaaagcTACTATTTTTACCCAGATCACGACCAAAAACATAATGTAATAGTAACGGCACTTGGCTCATTTATAACGTTTCGCATCTAATAAATCCATGCCCACAGTCCCCAGACATCAGCctattataaaatttgtaattaaaagttaaaagtcgtcaaaaatggttaaccttcaaataaaacaaaacttaaaaactcaATCAGTAACGCTTGGGAAATATCCCATTTTCATTGATAGAAAAATCAGTCGCTTGTATGCCACACCGTTTGAAAGCCCTTATTGAAGTTAAAGGCTACTCgactaattattaaaattcaatattggAGCTTAGTTGCcccatttttataaaaagcaCACTTAATTGTGTCattgttttcttaaatataatgattttttttgttttagtatTGATTTTGGacatgttaaaattaaattaatcgaAGATTGAGAGTACTGGAGCATAAAGAGACCAGCCCCATTTTCGaccatttttcacttttttaccgaacataatgtaaaaaaactataGCGCATCGACTGGTGCAAGGCATTTAGGAAGAATTAGTTCCCATTTAATCTGAGGAAGatacattaaattttggaGCTGCCTTCCTTTTCGTTTGGTATAAAAAGTGGCAGCTCGGGAGCTCGATAGGACTTGTTTACTTGTTTCCGGGCGtgtattattgttaaaacttTTTGTGTTAGTCGAGCTGTTGCCTGCAAAGAATGCATCACGGACCGAATAtgatgttttatatttttatgcgaTAAAGTGATTTTTAAGTTATAACTAATGTTACAAATAGTGCAAAGGACGCGTTTTCAAGTGATTCATCAGACCTACAACATAGTTGTACATGTGATTCCTTAAATAAGACTGATTTTCAACCAGTAACGAAAAAACAAATCTTACGAAGAAAGAGGAAACATCGTCAGCAGATAATACAAATAATGAGGAGGTTCAAGAAGTTCCTAAGATAATGGAAACAAGTAGGTGCCGAAAGCGAAGCAACTTAGTCTTAAGAAAACTAGGAAATCAGCTGATCCAGCCAACTGAAAgagaaatattagaaaaaaggtTGCCGCAGAAGAAAGAAGTtatgaaaacttgaaaagtatgCAACTTGAACCAAGAACTGCTGAAGCaaattgtaaatgtaaatttaagtGTTTTGACAAAGTGAGTGAAGGAAAACGAAATGTGATTTTGGACAAGTTTAATAAAATCGTGGATGGCAATATGCaaaatacatatttggaaAGTTTGATCCAAACAAAAAGTGTTGTACAAATTTGTTCGAAGACTGGTGCTGGAAAAATCCGAGTTGCTCCCATACATATCATATAAAGTTAAGCACAGAAAACATTCGTGTTTGTAAGAACGCTTTTGCAGCCGTACATGTGATTTCTAAGAAACGTGTGTTTAACATTTCTCAGTTTTATCGGGGACAAAATATTTACCATGCACGagcaaagaaaagaaacataGTAATCGCCCGAATAAGGTAACTGaccaaattatttacaatataaaaagttttcctCGCAGAGTCGCATTACAGCAGGAATAAGTTTGCTCGTTTTTACCTATCCCCTGATCTTAATGTCAAACGAATGTATAAAATGTATTTGGGAAAATTTGAACCAGAACGTGTTGCAGATCCCAGGATTAAACCCAAAGTGaccaatgatttttattttcgttactTCAAGGATAATTTCAACTACCGTTTCAGAACAACTCGTTCAGACACTTGTAAGGTGGGATACCATAcatgataaattaaaagatCCTGAGTTTGATGACGCAATGCAACTGGTgaataaatttgttcctcTAAATGACAGGAAATATTATAATGCTCTCAAATTTGAAGCGACTAGGGTTCAAAAAGTAGCAAAGATAATTTCAGGAACCGATGATAACGATCTAGTTGATGTATAAATTTCATCTTACCCTATTTTTAAGAGTTAAATAatactaacaataataaataagggTAATTAACCCTagtatctttaaaaatattgtatgttttgattaaataaagataaaaagtCTTGATATGTTTTCTAAcgttacaataataaatattttaaaaactatttcgcCTATTTTAATATCTTGGTACAAGAAGGGTTTAGCcccatttctttttttctattttttttttcgtaatacGATATTTTTAACTGCTATACTTACGCCAACTATTGAGGCATATCAAATTCTTTCCATATATCGGTTTCCAACTTTTCGTATTaagtcaaataattttaaaccgcttttttttgcttccaaaaatttataacaacTAGAACTGGCTCCTTCTTGCAGCAACATTCTCaatcattatttgaaaattgtttaaattttaaatttctttaaactatTAGAAAGTTAGATAGGTGTATACTCAATTTTGTGAGTAACTGTAAGTAATCCTaccttaaattattataaaatcacTTCGAAAATATAATcgattaaaaacaatatattaatGTGTACATGAAATGTAGATGAGTGAAATGAAAATGTAAGACTTTACTAGAGCCAGTAGAGCCGCCTATCGTCTCTTCTCACTTGAAGCATTGTAACGTGGCGATAAATCTTTAAGGCAGGGCCCAATTTGAGATTCAGGTTAGTTAGCACATCAAGTCTTTTCAACAATAAAAGAGAACGACCGTCGAtttcctgcaaaaaaaaaccttttgtaGGACTTTCCTTACCGGCTCCAAAAAAAGGCTCGCACCGAAATAATCAAAATGCTCATTGACAACACCAAAACAATCCCGCTTACCTGCTCTTTAAACACTTTGGCCTCCTCAGGAAAATACTGTGCGAAATACTCATAAACATCATCCGGCGTCCAATGTGTGGCATCTGGAATCGAAGGATCGATATCGTGGTCTTCCTGATCAGATTCCTTTCCACTATTCGAGTCTGACTCTCCTTCTTGCTCTGGAGACTCCGATTGATTCTTCCCACGTCGACTTGAATCTGAAGGTGTGGTGCTGCGTGAAGGTGAATCGTACGGTGAGGGTATTCCAGAGGAGTTTGAATGGGAAGAGGTTCCtttaataactaaaatattCTTATTACAGATTAATGCGTGTAAATTTGAGGTGTCATAAAATACCATTGTCTTTGTTAATAGTTATTGTATGACTAATCCCCAATGGGGGGACTCCAATGGGGTCATCTCCAATATTGGATTGAATgtcgtttaattttaattcatcaGTAACGTGACAATTAACGCACAACCACCTTTGACCATCCCTTATTTTGTCAGTAATCCTTGGCTGATGACAAGAAGCATGATAACCATCTGCACATACTGAGCAGACTATTAGATTGCCCTAGgagaaaaaaatgggaatttattgaaacatattagaaaagtttttaaagacTCACTGCATCTGATGTTTCATAGCAAACCACGCAGGTTTTACAATGGGGGCACTGCCAGGTGTTATCTGGATACATTTTCAGCATCATATCATCGCCATTTAAGCAGGCATAGTGAGctgaaattatgaaatataagtcattaattaatatacagagCGAATCGTAACGGATCCGACGTAGAACAGGTGAGTAAAGGAGAACTCAAAATATGATGATAtgttaaatactttttctttCAACAGTAAATGGTTGAGGAGATATTGACCTCTGAAGTTGGCTTGTAAATTGtacaaataataaacacattttaagACCTTTCATTATGAAACTTACCCTTATTACTGCATTCCCGGCAAGCGACCATTCTATCATTAAGTCCCTTTTTGCTTTGGTTGTGACACACTGAACATACTCCTCCATGATCGCGGCTGCCCGTAGAACTGCGGGAATCTGGTCTAGACTCCTCATCACGTCGACTATGGCCATTTTGCTTGTCCATCGTTGCTTTATTAAGGGACCCTAATGGACGCCCTCGTTTCTTGGGAACGTGAGTATCTGATGGgtcaaatacttttttggctttctgtaattaaaattagtaaattgTAACTGTGAAAATTCTCTACTAGTCTAAATTGTAAATCTTAAATTTGGTAACATAAGGTACCTACAACTgagtattttattataatctgCTTGTGCCACCTTTCAGTTCatgataaatattgtttttagatgTTTTTGCAAGCTATGTATGGGTAATgtgtaattaatgtgctctcAACTTCAACTGCAggctaatttttataaaaacgttAGAGTACAAACCAGATACTGGTTGGGTTTTTgatttctatggaaactagTTTAGTGTTAAAGTAAATTACATATAAAAGCTCAGGGCTCTTATAAGAGCTTTATAAACAATGTTACAGTCTCTAATTATGGTTTTTCTAACGCAAAACACTGAAGGGTTTTACTGATGTACAATGTTTGGAAACTGTACATTGTTTGGGGGTTAGATATGTCCTAGAGTATCTATAGAACTTGAATTTGGCCTGCAcactaaattaatatttacaaatttgaaagaGATTCCAAGGTAGAATCAGCACCAAGCATATTTGTGAAATATGAAATGTGTTGTGGTTAAAACTGGATTGCTTTTTGAGATCAACTtgttacatacatatatgtaggTAATCATTTGTTTGTGGAAAGAGTGCAATTTCAAAAGGTGCCATGGTCAATGTAATAGCATTTAGAGTGTTCTAAAAGAGGATTGCTGCTAATGAATTGTTGTACACCAAAACATCTCAAAAGTGCCTGGGAAATATCTCAAAGTATGTATGAGCAAATAACTCATCGATCAACACCTCAGAGCATATCTTCATATGTGAATTatgttcaaataatttataatttataataattttttcctactTTAGTAGTTTTCATTCACATTCGCCCTACTTACAGATCTCATTTTCATTTGGGTCTGTGAAGtcttattgtaaatatataatatttggTTCTTTCCTGTGACTCCTGTGAATTTGTTCAAAGCAACAGAACATCAATCTACTAAGGGTAATTATCTAAAAAACTGGCAATTGATGCTCAGCTCTGAATGTAggtctttaattttttttcaatcacaACATCTAACAgatgaatttatccaagacATGCCTCTGATGTCTCAACTCCTacttgcgttttttttttaaataattatccattgggattaaattaaaagcctGAATATTAAACATCCAATTCCAATCAATACTTCCAACATAAGACACAATCCAGAGTAataagtaaaatataaaaaacagaTGTTAAATGTCAATGTCAACTTCTAACCCTTCAAGAATCATATGGAGAAACAAATGAACCAAGGGATCAGATGAtacaaatagtattttgtgttaattattttaaatgtcaaatttatgtTCATCTGAtcttttttttagtgtttatgCATTTATTTAGACTTTTAGCAAAGTTGTGcccttaaataaataaaaacaaaaaagcaaTTAATCATATCATGAATGTCCTGTTTCGTCCGGTTATGgagtgagattttttttttaatgaaagatTAAAGATGAACATTCACAATAGATGGCACGAACTTGCACCTTTTTCCATTTGACAGAGGACGTGACgcatgaaaaaagaaaacaagtgCAAGTGCACTAAAAAATATACTGACCTTACGGCGTCCGCCCAGTCGGACATTTCCATTGTCGGATGGTTTGTCATCGCCAGAGTCAATCGCTTCTTttttcattgataatttttcctGTTGCCTTTGGGCAGCCTGCATCTTGGCGATCATTCTTCTCTTCGGTTTAATTGCCGCATGACTGTGTCTATCGCGTTCTACGTCTGCGCTAAAATTATCGCTAGCGCTCCCATTCTCCGTGTTGTAATTTCGTTTGGGCAAAATAGGAGGGTACGACTTTTGTTCGGTGGAATCTGCGGCTTTCGGCATCCATTGCTGCTTATCTGCGGTACACGGCCCCAATAGATAGTTGCCGTTTTCGAGCTTAATCAAGTTGCCCCGCTCCACTTCCCTGACCAGCAATATTGCAATGTAGCTGCGTGTGTATTTCGCGCTGTCTTTGGCCAAAATGTTGTCCATTATTTCTTTGGAGGGGACTCCGACTTCCAAATAATCGGGCTCTTCCATTACCAACTCGCCGAAAACGTTCGTTAACAGTTCCATAAACTTTTGGCTATTAAAGGCCGATTTGCTTATTGCCCTCAGATTACCTGCAGAGTAGCCTCGGGCTTCGCGATGACGCATCTGGGCCCATTTTTTGGCCGCATTTCTGTAACTTATGTTGCCTTTGTACTCCACCTTCAGGACGATATTGTTGGCGACGCACCACTCCAAATCGGCTTTTGCCTCAGAGGAGTTCACGTGGAAACGCCGAAACAGATAATTGCATATTCTTGTGACATCCGGCCGGGCTTTTCTTTTTCGCAGCTGGTCAATAGCTTCCAGAATTCTCTCTCGATTACGGGAGGTCGGTGCGTTGTTCATTGTCCCacctatttttaaagtttacatTAAAACAGGTCGGAATTATAACGCGTGATTGGAAATCTTGGTGGAAATAAATTTCGGAAAGGCGACAATGCAGCGGCAACTGACGCGCGATGCGCCACCGGGCGCACTTCTAACACACGAGTTCCATTTAATAATCTTATCAAACTTCTCCAGATAGTCGAATTTGATGTACCTACTCCCCGAAATAAATTCCACCAATCCAAACATTCTGCTCAcacaaattattaacaaaaacttGAACAAGAGTTAATCGTGGGGATTAGCAACGCCCGCAACAACTATAATGAACGAAATAAAAGACCGAATTACGGCTGAGGCGCGCAGAAGACAGGAAGGCATGCAAACTACCTCGCGTCGGGTTTTTACCTGTTCCAAAGTCGCAAAGCGGGTTGAAACACTTAAAACTTTAGCGCAATCGCTTTCCTGATGGATTGCGGATTATTTGAACCACTTTTCAATGTTGTGCGTCACATAAATCTatgagaaaaacgcaaaaaacatGCGGCTTTTTCACGCACTTATCCGGAGACCAAACGCTCTTCGAGCGGCCACGACGGGTTTGGTTTTCCGTGTTGCGACAACCGGTCAGGGTCGGCCTACGTCGATTCGGCTCGATCTACCAGAATCGCAGAGCTAATCTACCAAACACGATCCATACGCAGGGTGTCCGTTTGTGCAGCTCGGGCATGGGAATCTCGGTAACTATGACAGACACGAGGCTGGCTAAACTaggaaaaacatacaaaattttaaactcagtaatatgccgttttaaaatttgaaatgcgcCGATTACTTTCggagatatttgaaaaaatttcatttttagataattgatttattttttccccgGCTTATTTAGTGTgggaaatcaaaatttttgacatgtTGCTAATGCAGCTTTTCCTCCGACACAAAATGTTcgatatttgaaattcgacGTTTCAATTGTCAACCACCATCATCcactttgttttttcttatggacGTCACTTTTTTCAATTACTCGTTCTTTCGCTCAAATTACTGTTGATTTAGCAAACGGTTTACGACAAAGAAATCATGTCTGATTTGATTGAGATTTAGCGATAATTTGAGCGGAAAATGGCTCACTGTTAGTTCTTTGTAATTGGGCGCAAACAGTAgaaatcaaagaaataatgaaaaagtaataaattaataaaaaaataaaattatttaaaaaaattattgagttTCGATGTTTTGCACTCTAACCATCGTCAAGGTATTCTACCGAATTTACTAGTGAACGCACCTCACCACCAACCCTGCCGAAATTCAAACCGACAAGCGTACCGGCATGGGTGCGCGCGCGTCGCATCTCGAGACCCTGAAATTTTCGGGGAGATGTTTTGTTTGCGCTCTTTTTCGCTCTAGTCCCTACACACAGTGATCagcgataaataaaaattagaaataaataaacagtaATTATCGACTTGATAATAAGCCATATACGAGATAGGTTGATATATATGCAGTTTTCTTTATGGAGGATGTGGtaaagaaaactgaaaatgtaACGAAAGATGTCGAGGTGCCAGGTGTTGGTATGCGCGTCATACGCAAACGTAAATACGCATTCAAGGCTGTTTGATCCCAATTCTTTTTGTCGCACTCGGTACCCACCAATCCCCTAATTATTAATTGCTAGTCTTGAGCCGTTTTGACGCGTAAAATCTGGTACTCACGGAAATTTCGCccgttttataaataataattgatttttttttgtctttgacGCTATTAAATTAACACACGTGTTCAACATAATTTACAATCCAGTAATATTCCTAATTACGATCTACtcgtttcaaagaaaataaaaaactccTTAAAGGACTTTTGTGATCGCTCTATGTAAATTTATCTACCTATCACCTACGTAAATCATTATGGATCACTATAGTGACTTCAATAGACGGTAACGACGAGGTCCGCCATATTCGGACAAAATACGATAAATATAACGGGCGGCTAAAGCTAACCGCAGGGCACAGAGTTGGATTCTCGGTGCGAGACGaaacttttttacttaatatgCTTACCCAAAACCTATTATGTTTAATACAGTAAATCCTCCCGAGAGCGAACATCCACGGGGAATCGTAAATTGTCCGTGATTTAAAGGGTAGTGCAtgtaaacaattgaaaaaaatccgtCAAGATGCCTCATACAGAAATTTATTGTATTCCATAAGTCGAGCATGTTTTGACCGGCACGTCCACCAGACATTGCCCCATTAGATTATTTTTGATGGGGAAATCTATTGTTCTGGTACCAAAGCAATTTTTGCTAAAccaggatttttttatatttgtatcAAAGTGTAACGCCGAATCTTAACATACGGTTCATCATCCTAGTTAGAAACA carries:
- the Lint-O gene encoding sterile alpha motif domain-containing protein 1, which gives rise to MNNAPTSRNRERILEAIDQLRKRKARPDVTRICNYLFRRFHVNSSEAKADLEWCVANNIVLKVEYKGNISYRNAAKKWAQMRHREARGYSAGNLRAISKSAFNSQKFMELLTNVFGELVMEEPDYLEVGVPSKEIMDNILAKDSAKYTRSYIAILLVREVERGNLIKLENGNYLLGPCTADKQQWMPKAADSTEQKSYPPILPKRNYNTENGSASDNFSADVERDRHSHAAIKPKRRMIAKMQAAQRQQEKLSMKKEAIDSGDDKPSDNGNVRLGGRRKKAKKVFDPSDTHVPKKRGRPLGSLNKATMDKQNGHSRRDEESRPDSRSSTGSRDHGGVCSVCHNQSKKGLNDRMVACRECSNKAHYACLNGDDMMLKMYPDNTWQCPHCKTCVVCYETSDAGNLIVCSVCADGYHASCHQPRITDKIRDGQRWLCVNCHVTDELKLNDIQSNIGDDPIGVPPLGISHTITINKDNVIKGTSSHSNSSGIPSPYDSPSRSTTPSDSSRRGKNQSESPEQEGESDSNSGKESDQEDHDIDPSIPDATHWTPDDVYEYFAQYFPEEAKVFKEQEIDGRSLLLLKRLDVLTNLNLKLGPALKIYRHVTMLQVRRDDRRLYWL